Genomic segment of Vibrio celticus:
AGCAAGAAGCCGACCGTAATCAAACCCATGATAGCCAGTACGCGAGCCACAGACTCTTGAGGCATACCACGGCTAAACGTCGCTACTGCAACCGTCCAACCCGCTTGGATAAGAACCCAAAGCAGTAATGAGCCTTCGTGAGCGCCCCAAACCGCCGTAATTCGGTAGTACCAAGGCAGTTGGCTATTCGAGTTACTTGCTACGTATTGAATCGTAAAATCATTTGTATAGAACGCGTAACACAATATAAAGAACGAAATCGCTAAGAATCCGAACATACCCCACGACAACGGTCGTGCGCTGTTCATCAGTAATGTGTTATTTCGAGCGGCTCCGTACAATGGGAGCACGCTTAGCAGCAATGCAAGTCCCAAGGACAGGATCATCGCAAAATGGCCGATCTCGGCTATCATTGAGCATTTCCTTCTTTTTGTTCAGTCGTGTATTGCAAAGGCTCATGGGTTTTCTTCATTGCTTCCGCAACTTCAGAAGGCATGTACTCTTCATCGTGCTTTGCCAACACCTCAAACGCTTCGATTGTCGTTGCATTTTTAAGAACACCCTGAGCAACAATACCTTGGCCTTCACGGAAAAGATCAGGAAGAATGCCATCGTATAGAATTGTTACTTTAGGGCCTACATCTTGCAAATCAAAGCTTACACGTAG
This window contains:
- the ccmE gene encoding cytochrome c maturation protein CcmE, with amino-acid sequence MNPRRKKRLGIVLAIFFGISATVGLMVYALNQNMDLFYTPTELVNGKDGKKPEVGQRLRIGGMVVVGSVSRDNESLRVSFDLQDVGPKVTILYDGILPDLFREGQGIVAQGVLKNATTIEAFEVLAKHDEEYMPSEVAEAMKKTHEPLQYTTEQKEGNAQ